One part of the Ralstonia pickettii genome encodes these proteins:
- a CDS encoding nitrite/sulfite reductase produces MYQYDAYDHRLVADRVAQFRDQVRRRIAGELTEEEFLPLRLQNGLYYQRHAYMLRVAIPYGHLRAKQLRMLSHIAAEHDRGYGHFSTRQNIQYNWIELEQVPDILAKLASVEMHAIQTSGNCIRNITTDQFAGVAPDEVIDARPLAEILRQWSTFIPEFAFLPRKFKIAVSASRDDRAVTQLHDIGVYAYEKDGQTLLRILAGGGMGRTPILGAIIKEDLPWQHMLSYIEAAVRVYNRYGRRDNKYKARIKILVKAIGAEEFARQVEEEWQHIKDGPSTITQAEFDRVAQFFAPPAYEKLADTDAGYEKALLENKAFARWVSRNVHPHRVPGYAAVTLSLKPGAALPPGDATAEQMALVADWSERFGFGEVRVAHEQNLILPDVKKHDLLELWQLAKEHGMATANIGLLTDIIACPGGDFCSLANAKSIPIAQAIQARFDDLDYVHDLGELSLNISGCINSCGHHHVGNIGILGVDKHEEEWYQVSLGGAQGNDSAIGKIIGPSFKAEEMPDVIERIIDTFVANRTEDELFIDTYHRIGMAPFKERVYARAEA; encoded by the coding sequence ATGTACCAATACGACGCTTACGATCACCGCCTCGTCGCCGACCGCGTTGCGCAGTTCCGCGACCAGGTGCGCCGCCGTATCGCGGGCGAACTGACCGAAGAAGAGTTCCTGCCGCTGCGCCTGCAGAATGGTCTGTACTACCAGCGCCACGCCTACATGCTGCGCGTGGCGATTCCGTATGGCCACCTGCGCGCCAAGCAACTGCGCATGCTCAGCCACATCGCCGCCGAGCACGACCGCGGCTACGGCCACTTCAGCACGCGCCAGAACATCCAGTACAACTGGATCGAGCTGGAGCAGGTGCCGGACATCCTGGCCAAGCTCGCCTCGGTCGAAATGCACGCCATCCAGACCTCGGGCAACTGCATCCGCAACATCACGACCGACCAGTTTGCCGGTGTGGCGCCGGACGAGGTGATCGATGCGCGCCCGCTGGCGGAAATCCTGCGCCAATGGTCGACGTTCATCCCGGAGTTCGCGTTCCTGCCGCGCAAGTTCAAGATTGCGGTGTCGGCCTCGCGAGACGACCGCGCCGTGACGCAACTGCATGACATCGGCGTCTACGCCTATGAGAAGGACGGGCAGACGCTGCTGCGCATCCTGGCCGGCGGCGGCATGGGCCGGACCCCGATCCTGGGCGCGATCATCAAGGAAGACCTGCCGTGGCAGCACATGCTGTCGTACATCGAAGCCGCCGTGCGCGTGTACAACCGCTACGGCCGTCGCGACAACAAGTACAAGGCGCGTATCAAGATTCTCGTGAAGGCTATCGGCGCTGAGGAATTTGCGCGCCAGGTGGAAGAAGAGTGGCAGCACATCAAGGACGGCCCGTCGACCATCACGCAGGCCGAGTTCGACCGCGTGGCGCAGTTCTTCGCGCCGCCTGCGTATGAAAAGCTGGCCGATACCGATGCCGGCTATGAAAAGGCGCTGCTGGAGAACAAGGCGTTCGCCCGCTGGGTGAGCCGCAACGTGCATCCGCACCGTGTGCCGGGCTATGCCGCGGTCACGCTGTCGCTCAAGCCGGGCGCGGCGCTGCCGCCGGGCGATGCCACGGCCGAGCAGATGGCGCTGGTGGCGGATTGGTCGGAGCGCTTCGGCTTTGGCGAGGTGCGTGTCGCGCACGAGCAGAACCTGATCCTGCCGGACGTGAAGAAGCACGACCTGCTGGAGCTGTGGCAGCTGGCAAAGGAGCACGGCATGGCCACCGCCAACATCGGCCTGCTGACCGACATCATTGCCTGCCCGGGCGGTGACTTCTGCTCGCTGGCCAACGCCAAGTCGATTCCCATCGCGCAGGCGATCCAGGCGCGCTTCGACGATCTCGATTACGTGCACGACCTGGGCGAGCTGTCGCTCAACATCTCGGGTTGCATCAACTCGTGCGGTCACCACCACGTCGGCAACATCGGCATCCTGGGTGTCGATAAGCACGAAGAAGAGTGGTACCAGGTGTCGCTGGGCGGCGCACAGGGCAACGATTCGGCGATCGGCAAGATCATCGGCCCGTCGTTCAAGGCCGAAGAAATGCCCGACGTGATCGAGCGCATCATCGACACCTTTGTTGCGAACCGCACGGAAGACGAGCTGTTCATCGACACCTATCACCGCATCGGCATGGCCCCGTTCAAGGAACGCGTCTACGCCCGTGCAGAAGCCTGA
- a CDS encoding sulfite exporter TauE/SafE family protein → MTLAYTISGLLVGLLVGLTGVGGGSLMTPLLTLMFGFSPATAVGTDLAFASLTKGVGTIAHRSHGHIRWDIVKRLCLGSLPAALVTVIVLKSAGNLDAEWMHVIRLTIGVSVILTVISLLFRQRVLGWLARNPRYRLQGTALAAATVLVGAVLGVLVTVSSIGAGAVGATLILILYPELKSAEVAGTDIAYAVPLTAVAGLGHMYLGTIDWNLLVSLLVGSIPGIWLGARLSKNLPERLVRGALAATLTITAIKLVS, encoded by the coding sequence ATGACGCTTGCCTATACGATTTCCGGTCTGCTGGTCGGCCTCCTGGTCGGCCTGACGGGCGTTGGCGGTGGCTCGCTGATGACGCCGCTGCTGACGCTGATGTTCGGCTTTTCGCCGGCGACCGCAGTGGGGACGGACCTGGCATTCGCCTCGCTGACCAAGGGCGTCGGCACGATCGCGCATCGCAGCCACGGTCATATCCGCTGGGACATCGTCAAGCGCCTCTGCCTGGGCAGCCTGCCGGCGGCGCTGGTGACCGTGATCGTGCTGAAGAGCGCCGGCAACCTCGACGCCGAATGGATGCACGTGATTCGCCTGACGATTGGCGTGTCGGTCATCCTGACCGTGATTTCGCTGTTGTTCCGTCAGCGCGTGCTGGGGTGGTTAGCCCGCAACCCGCGCTATCGCCTGCAAGGCACGGCGCTGGCCGCAGCCACCGTTCTCGTTGGCGCGGTGCTGGGCGTGCTGGTGACGGTGTCGTCCATCGGTGCCGGTGCCGTGGGTGCGACGCTCATCCTGATTCTGTATCCCGAATTGAAGAGCGCCGAAGTGGCCGGCACCGACATCGCCTATGCCGTGCCGCTGACCGCCGTGGCGGGCCTGGGCCACATGTACCTGGGCACCATCGACTGGAACCTGCTGGTGTCGCTGCTGGTGGGCTCCATCCCGGGTATCTGGCTGGGCGCGCGCCTGTCCAAGAATCTGCCGGAGCGTCTGGTGCGCGGCGCGCTTGCCGCCACGTTGACGATCACGGCCATCAAGCTGGTGTCGTGA
- a CDS encoding CysB family HTH-type transcriptional regulator — protein sequence MNLHQFRFVREAVRQKFNLTEAAKALYTSQPGVSKAIIELEEELGVDIFTRHGKRIRGLTEPGRRILASVERVLEEVETLKRVGKDYAAQDQGNFTIATTHTQARYALPKAIAEFTRKYPKVRLSIQQGTPAQIAEMVLHDQADIAIATEGMSHVKDLISIPGYQWQHVVVTPPDHPLLSRQHLTLDDLKGYPIITYDHHFAGRPKIDHAFELRQIKPDIVLEAIDADVIKTYVEVGLGVGIVAGVAFDAERDRNLRAIPAGHLFGTNVTHLGVKQGAYLRGFVYTFIELFAPTLTRKLVEQLMSGDHEAYEL from the coding sequence ATGAACCTCCACCAATTCCGCTTCGTGCGCGAAGCCGTGCGGCAGAAATTCAACCTGACAGAGGCCGCAAAAGCGCTCTATACATCACAGCCCGGTGTCTCCAAAGCCATCATCGAGCTGGAAGAGGAACTGGGCGTCGATATCTTCACCCGGCATGGCAAGCGCATCCGGGGTCTCACAGAGCCCGGACGCCGCATCCTCGCCTCCGTCGAGCGCGTGCTCGAAGAAGTTGAAACCCTCAAGCGTGTCGGCAAGGACTACGCCGCACAGGACCAGGGCAACTTCACCATCGCGACCACGCACACGCAGGCGCGCTACGCCCTGCCCAAGGCGATTGCCGAATTCACGCGCAAATATCCCAAGGTGCGCCTTTCCATTCAGCAGGGCACGCCCGCGCAGATCGCCGAGATGGTGCTGCACGACCAGGCCGACATCGCCATCGCCACCGAAGGCATGTCGCACGTGAAGGATCTGATCTCGATCCCCGGCTACCAGTGGCAGCATGTGGTGGTGACGCCGCCTGACCACCCGCTTCTGTCGCGCCAGCACCTGACGCTGGACGACCTGAAGGGTTATCCGATCATCACGTACGACCACCACTTTGCCGGTCGGCCCAAAATCGACCACGCGTTCGAACTGCGCCAGATCAAGCCCGATATCGTGCTCGAAGCCATCGACGCGGACGTCATCAAGACCTACGTGGAAGTGGGCCTGGGCGTGGGCATCGTGGCCGGCGTGGCATTTGACGCCGAGCGCGATCGCAACCTGCGCGCCATTCCGGCCGGCCACCTGTTCGGCACCAACGTCACGCACCTGGGCGTCAAACAAGGCGCGTACCTGCGCGGCTTCGTCTACACCTTCATCGAACTGTTTGCGCCAACGCTGACGCGCAAGCTGGTCGAACAACTCATGTCGGGCGATCACGAAGCATACGAGCTGTGA